From the Natrarchaeobaculum aegyptiacum genome, one window contains:
- a CDS encoding PAAR domain-containing protein produces the protein MKPAARTGDGTAHGTPLAGTGSPNVFIGNRPAWRAIVDVHSCPLTTGVTPHVGGPVVDGSTTVLINNMPATRLGDTVIENGPPNKIVSGCPTVLID, from the coding sequence ATGAAACCAGCAGCACGAACAGGTGACGGGACCGCTCACGGAACGCCATTGGCAGGGACGGGTAGTCCGAACGTGTTCATCGGGAACCGGCCGGCATGGCGAGCGATCGTCGATGTCCACAGCTGTCCGCTAACCACTGGCGTGACACCACACGTCGGTGGTCCCGTCGTCGACGGCAGTACAACCGTCCTGATAAACAATATGCCGGCAACGAGACTGGGAGATACGGTCATCGAAAACGGACCCCCGAACAAGATCGTTTCCGGGTGTCCAACAGTCCTTATCGATTAA
- a CDS encoding GPW/gp25 family protein: MAEEFLGTGWQYPVTTDHRGNIETSDAEEDIRESIKIILGTAKGERVMRPEFGCDIHDHVYSAASPATLNLIESSVHEALVRWEPRIDIEDVNVSTASDDPNRILIEIDYYVRTTNSLSNMVYPFHITEGDG, translated from the coding sequence ATGGCTGAAGAGTTTCTCGGAACCGGGTGGCAGTATCCGGTCACGACCGACCACCGCGGCAACATCGAAACATCTGACGCGGAAGAAGACATTCGCGAATCGATCAAGATCATCCTGGGGACTGCAAAAGGAGAACGCGTTATGCGTCCCGAGTTCGGCTGTGATATCCACGATCACGTCTACTCGGCTGCGTCACCAGCAACGTTGAATCTCATCGAAAGCAGCGTCCACGAGGCGCTGGTTCGGTGGGAACCACGCATCGACATCGAGGACGTCAACGTGTCGACGGCGAGTGACGACCCCAACAGAATCCTGATCGAGATCGACTACTACGTTCGCACGACGAACAGCCTCTCGAACATGGTATACCCATTCCACATCACCGAAGGTGACGGATGA
- a CDS encoding phage late control D family protein, protein MSYDIDNHPRYSPRFEVVIGDQRFQEPGGRIADLVVETSFDGADRFSFGLNFPFDEELDEFAGLSWDEFEVGTDVEIAMGYGDEGELTPLLSGKIQSITGEFTVEHGPEVQVSGYGLLWEAMQGSRSDSWEKATIGEAVEDVLSAYPFSTVEVESANIERKKLIQNGCSDYRFVHDLAATYGFEFYAERSTVKFVPRSSAVSDEPVVELWYGEDLHDFTGEISHRRDTHEVEVRSWDVEQKEEIVETAGSSDAKHKEVFCVPAMSPDEAERIAETKLNQFSDEVVQGYGEADGIPEIRAGETIELVELGDRFSGRYHVTRATHRMGAAGYRTTFEAVEVGS, encoded by the coding sequence GTGAGTTACGACATCGACAACCATCCCCGGTATTCGCCACGGTTCGAAGTAGTGATCGGCGACCAGCGGTTCCAGGAACCGGGGGGTCGGATTGCCGATCTCGTCGTCGAGACATCGTTCGACGGAGCGGATCGGTTCTCGTTCGGTCTCAACTTCCCGTTCGACGAAGAACTCGACGAGTTCGCCGGGCTGTCCTGGGACGAGTTCGAGGTCGGGACCGACGTGGAAATCGCCATGGGGTACGGTGACGAGGGCGAGTTGACACCGCTTCTGTCGGGAAAGATTCAATCGATTACCGGTGAATTCACTGTCGAACACGGTCCCGAAGTGCAGGTTTCGGGATATGGACTGCTGTGGGAAGCGATGCAAGGATCCCGGTCGGATTCGTGGGAGAAAGCGACTATCGGGGAGGCCGTCGAAGACGTGCTTTCGGCGTACCCGTTCTCGACAGTCGAAGTCGAGAGTGCAAACATCGAACGCAAAAAATTGATTCAAAACGGATGTAGCGACTATCGATTCGTCCACGACCTCGCAGCAACGTACGGGTTCGAGTTCTACGCCGAGCGGTCGACGGTGAAGTTCGTTCCCCGGTCGTCGGCAGTCTCGGACGAGCCGGTCGTCGAGCTGTGGTACGGCGAGGATCTGCACGACTTCACCGGCGAGATATCTCACCGTCGGGACACACACGAGGTCGAGGTCAGGTCGTGGGACGTCGAACAGAAAGAAGAGATCGTCGAAACGGCGGGCAGTTCCGACGCAAAACACAAGGAGGTATTCTGTGTGCCAGCGATGTCACCCGACGAAGCCGAGCGAATTGCAGAGACGAAACTCAACCAGTTTTCCGACGAGGTCGTCCAGGGGTACGGTGAAGCGGATGGGATTCCCGAGATACGTGCGGGAGAAACGATCGAACTTGTCGAGCTCGGCGACCGATTCTCGGGACGCTACCACGTGACGAGGGCGACTCATCGGATGGGAGCAGCCGGCTATCGAACGACCTTCGAAGCAGTGGAGGTGGGCTCATGA
- a CDS encoding LysM peptidoglycan-binding domain-containing protein → MTNGKLEKAQITILNGKKQGETIECRFNPSSYALEKSVNYGEMKATGSGASIMQFVDGNAETLSMELFFDTTNELGSDDASSEDLDVRERYTDAIDYLLTVDGELHAPPVCRFVWGDGIDFTALVQRANKQFTKFLPSGIPIRARVSIVFKEYKTADYHKSVVSPESTDKTKVWTVAEGDTLWLIADEEYSDPSHWRTIADQNDIDNPRAIEPGDKLELPPL, encoded by the coding sequence ATGACGAATGGAAAACTAGAGAAGGCCCAGATTACGATCCTCAACGGGAAAAAGCAAGGCGAAACGATCGAGTGTCGGTTCAACCCGAGTTCGTACGCACTCGAAAAGAGTGTCAACTACGGCGAGATGAAAGCGACTGGATCGGGAGCGTCGATCATGCAGTTTGTCGACGGGAATGCGGAGACGCTGTCGATGGAGTTGTTTTTCGACACGACAAACGAACTCGGCTCCGATGACGCATCGTCCGAAGATCTCGACGTCCGTGAACGGTATACGGACGCGATCGATTACTTGCTGACCGTCGACGGTGAACTTCACGCCCCGCCGGTCTGTCGGTTCGTGTGGGGAGATGGAATCGATTTCACCGCATTAGTCCAACGTGCGAACAAGCAATTTACGAAGTTCCTGCCCAGTGGAATCCCGATACGGGCTCGCGTGTCGATCGTCTTCAAAGAGTACAAAACAGCAGATTATCATAAGTCGGTGGTTTCCCCGGAGTCGACAGACAAGACGAAAGTCTGGACGGTAGCCGAAGGAGATACGCTCTGGTTAATCGCCGACGAGGAGTACAGTGATCCATCACATTGGCGAACGATCGCGGATCAGAACGACATCGACAACCCCCGGGCGATCGAGCCAGGAGACAAGCTCGAGTTGCCCCCACTGTAG
- a CDS encoding phage baseplate assembly protein V: MSQPGFFDGETSDGGMQGVVVGIVTDNEDPKGLGRVRLQFPWRDADDESYWARIATPMAGDKYGSYFLPEVDDEVLVAFENGDIHRPYVVGSLWNGKQEPPQQNDGNNDVREIRTRDEHRITFDDDRDGDGGSVTIQTGEGHEIVIDDDDGRETIAIRDASDTNRIVLDSSDDSVTVDAGDTLELSAKNVKIDGDKSVEITGGTTVDVKSKNTVDISGKANVGIDSGGIMSVDSTGPLTIKGAIIRLN, from the coding sequence ATGAGCCAACCCGGATTTTTCGATGGCGAAACGTCGGACGGCGGGATGCAAGGCGTCGTCGTCGGTATCGTTACCGACAACGAAGATCCGAAGGGACTTGGACGCGTCAGACTGCAGTTCCCCTGGCGGGACGCCGACGACGAGAGTTACTGGGCCCGTATCGCGACGCCGATGGCCGGCGACAAATACGGCTCGTATTTCTTGCCGGAAGTCGACGACGAGGTGTTAGTCGCGTTCGAGAACGGCGATATCCATCGACCGTACGTCGTCGGATCGCTGTGGAACGGGAAACAGGAACCGCCACAACAAAACGACGGCAACAACGACGTTCGCGAGATTCGGACCCGGGACGAACACCGGATCACTTTCGACGACGACAGAGATGGCGATGGAGGAAGTGTGACGATCCAGACCGGTGAGGGTCACGAGATCGTTATCGATGACGATGACGGACGAGAGACCATCGCGATCCGTGACGCTAGCGACACGAATCGGATCGTCCTCGATTCATCGGACGACTCCGTCACGGTCGATGCCGGCGATACGCTGGAACTCTCCGCAAAGAACGTAAAGATCGATGGCGACAAGAGCGTCGAGATCACCGGTGGCACGACGGTCGACGTCAAGAGCAAAAATACCGTAGACATCTCCGGGAAAGCGAACGTCGGTATCGATAGTGGCGGCATCATGAGTGTCGACTCGACGGGACCGCTTACGATCAAAGGCGCCATTATCCGACTTAACTAA
- a CDS encoding baseplate J/gp47 family protein produces the protein MNGTEPIIDDRSQEEIYEALRQRARTYTETWDPESGDVGQTLVRIFSSFEADVWNRLNEVPEKHLLGFLDALDFDRRPPQAARVPLSFDVSRDLDRNVPIPGGTTAIAAPANGETQQFELPQEAGFEATPASLTDIVAVDPTADAIVDHDALLESEQTRLFDGELIQSHALYLENESALNVAAGSTFTVRIDSQSDPEPIFEETIWEYYGENEDGEHGWHRLERVVDDTPQSDDDSVKALQEQLQANSSTSANDSRTRDGVAEQRFRLPGEPTLQAVNGIEGRWLRCSLRDGTAVPTWTIRSISLQVTSNDRETDSETGLDPDMLLSNDVPIALDDDRLHPFGRVPHPPVTFFVACEEAFTKPGGTVELTFTPPAESESANPQDSSSLATGGRDGDDGVGATESDAIADTLPHLDEETNVNRGVLDGPPEVSWEYWNGNGWTRLDSVADETEALRHPGRVQFEVPSDIEPTTVAGHDNVWIRARLVSGTYDQPSIEDSDGPLSTSFTTRPDPPVYGDVIVEYEHLDLSFNTIVRQNNGAYSDDLTKREWSFDPFVSLPDDAQTVYFGFDRRLENGPISLFFVIDDATYPQQFDPGVQWEYCTVDNEPTWDQIDVRDQTAGLTERGIVMLTFPTPTTEAELFGRQRHWIRARLTKDEFRTHLDVEDEAVAFQSEGGEIGKGSVTDRDRETTTRARTDDSQSSIPANMTTEQTTLPPILSGLYPNTQWAHNKITVEDEILGSSNGSHEQSFACSHAPVIDIDLWVDALDTMSAGERRRLLNERPADVNREYDSRGELKAFWVRWNAVDDFLESGPQDRHYVINRTLGTVQFGDGDNGKIPQSGQDNIKATYTTGGGSDGNVGPWTITDLKSSIALVDTVTNPTAASGGTDVESTDTLVSRSTNRFRHRGRAVTPRDYEQVAKGEFPELARVSCVTDAENCITVYIVPDAQREKPVPSMELKHDVRQTLYERAPATLVSDTDRDIVVRGPSYSELSVQATVRASGVKSVSLLKSTIEDRLDEFIHPLTGNNGNGWEFGTLPSRKSLADVVTGVDAVEGVSNFDATITVNDERRSITDQQRVETLPKNTLVCHGPHELSVTTTED, from the coding sequence ATGAACGGAACCGAACCAATTATTGACGACCGAAGTCAGGAGGAGATCTACGAGGCGCTTCGCCAGCGAGCACGCACATATACCGAAACGTGGGATCCGGAGTCAGGTGACGTCGGCCAGACGCTCGTTCGGATCTTCTCGTCGTTCGAAGCCGACGTATGGAACCGCCTCAACGAGGTCCCGGAAAAACACTTGCTCGGCTTTCTGGATGCGCTGGATTTCGATCGGCGACCCCCGCAAGCAGCCCGTGTTCCACTCTCGTTCGACGTCTCCAGAGATCTCGATCGAAACGTGCCAATCCCCGGGGGAACGACCGCTATCGCGGCTCCGGCGAACGGAGAGACACAACAGTTCGAGCTTCCACAGGAGGCCGGATTCGAAGCCACACCGGCATCGCTTACCGACATCGTCGCGGTCGATCCGACCGCTGACGCGATCGTCGATCACGACGCTCTGCTGGAGAGCGAACAGACGCGGCTGTTCGACGGCGAGCTGATACAGTCCCATGCACTCTATCTCGAGAACGAATCCGCACTCAATGTAGCCGCTGGATCGACATTTACCGTCAGAATCGATTCGCAGTCAGATCCGGAACCGATCTTCGAAGAGACGATCTGGGAGTATTACGGCGAAAACGAGGACGGAGAACACGGATGGCATCGCCTCGAGCGCGTCGTAGACGACACGCCGCAGTCCGACGACGACAGTGTGAAAGCCTTACAAGAACAGTTGCAGGCAAATTCCAGTACTTCAGCGAATGACTCACGCACCCGTGACGGCGTTGCCGAACAGCGATTCCGGCTACCCGGAGAACCGACGCTCCAGGCGGTAAACGGGATCGAGGGTCGGTGGTTGCGCTGTTCGCTGCGCGACGGGACGGCCGTCCCAACGTGGACTATCCGTTCGATATCACTACAGGTAACGAGCAACGATCGGGAGACCGATTCTGAGACGGGTCTCGACCCGGATATGCTGCTGTCGAACGACGTCCCGATCGCGCTCGACGACGATCGATTGCACCCGTTCGGACGGGTCCCGCACCCACCGGTAACGTTTTTCGTCGCCTGCGAGGAGGCGTTTACCAAGCCTGGCGGAACGGTCGAACTCACGTTTACACCGCCGGCCGAATCCGAATCCGCGAACCCGCAGGACTCGAGTTCGTTGGCCACCGGTGGTCGGGATGGAGACGATGGAGTTGGAGCGACAGAAAGTGACGCGATAGCCGACACGTTACCCCATCTCGACGAAGAGACGAACGTGAATAGAGGGGTTCTGGACGGACCACCCGAGGTCTCCTGGGAGTACTGGAACGGAAACGGGTGGACGCGGTTGGATTCCGTCGCAGACGAGACCGAGGCATTACGACACCCCGGTCGTGTTCAGTTCGAGGTGCCGTCGGATATCGAGCCGACGACAGTTGCAGGTCACGACAACGTCTGGATCCGTGCACGCCTGGTTAGCGGGACGTACGACCAGCCGTCGATCGAAGATTCCGATGGACCGCTGTCGACGTCTTTCACAACGAGGCCCGATCCACCGGTTTACGGCGATGTTATCGTCGAGTACGAGCACCTCGACCTCTCGTTCAATACGATCGTCCGGCAGAACAACGGCGCATACAGTGACGACCTGACGAAACGAGAGTGGAGTTTCGATCCGTTCGTCTCGCTCCCCGACGACGCGCAGACGGTGTATTTTGGATTCGATCGACGACTGGAAAACGGTCCGATAAGTCTCTTTTTCGTGATCGACGACGCCACGTATCCACAACAGTTCGATCCGGGCGTCCAGTGGGAGTATTGTACTGTGGACAACGAGCCGACCTGGGACCAGATAGACGTTCGCGATCAGACCGCCGGTCTGACCGAGCGAGGAATCGTCATGCTGACGTTTCCGACGCCAACGACGGAGGCTGAACTGTTCGGTCGACAACGTCACTGGATCAGGGCACGGCTGACGAAAGACGAGTTTAGGACCCACCTCGATGTTGAGGACGAAGCCGTTGCGTTCCAGTCGGAAGGCGGGGAGATCGGTAAGGGTTCCGTCACCGATCGAGATCGAGAGACGACCACCCGCGCCCGTACCGACGACAGCCAGTCGTCAATCCCGGCGAACATGACGACAGAACAAACGACGCTTCCTCCCATTCTTTCAGGCCTCTATCCCAATACGCAATGGGCGCACAACAAAATCACCGTCGAGGACGAGATACTCGGTTCGAGCAACGGGTCCCACGAACAGTCGTTCGCCTGCTCGCACGCACCGGTGATCGACATCGATCTCTGGGTGGACGCACTAGATACCATGTCGGCGGGCGAGCGACGCCGACTCCTGAACGAACGGCCGGCAGACGTCAACCGAGAATACGACTCTCGTGGTGAACTGAAGGCGTTCTGGGTTCGATGGAACGCCGTCGACGACTTTCTCGAGTCGGGACCACAGGATCGCCACTACGTCATCAACCGGACGCTGGGGACGGTTCAGTTCGGTGACGGTGACAACGGCAAGATTCCACAGAGCGGACAGGACAATATCAAGGCGACGTATACGACCGGCGGTGGCAGCGATGGAAACGTCGGTCCGTGGACGATTACCGACCTCAAGAGTTCGATCGCGCTGGTCGATACCGTGACGAATCCGACGGCGGCCAGCGGCGGGACAGACGTCGAATCGACGGACACGCTCGTCTCGCGATCGACGAACCGCTTCCGACATCGTGGGCGGGCAGTAACGCCACGCGATTACGAGCAGGTCGCAAAAGGCGAGTTTCCGGAACTCGCTCGAGTGTCCTGTGTGACCGATGCCGAGAACTGCATAACCGTCTATATCGTTCCGGACGCACAGCGGGAAAAGCCCGTGCCGTCGATGGAATTGAAACACGACGTACGTCAGACGCTGTACGAACGTGCGCCAGCAACGCTGGTTTCGGATACGGACCGCGATATCGTCGTTCGCGGTCCAAGTTACAGTGAACTCTCCGTCCAGGCAACGGTTCGAGCGAGCGGCGTCAAGAGCGTTTCCCTGCTGAAATCGACCATCGAAGACCGACTCGACGAGTTCATCCATCCATTGACGGGAAACAACGGTAATGGATGGGAGTTCGGAACACTTCCGTCACGGAAATCGCTCGCCGACGTCGTTACCGGCGTCGATGCCGTCGAGGGGGTGTCGAACTTCGACGCGACGATCACGGTCAACGACGAACGGCGGTCGATCACCGATCAGCAGCGAGTCGAAACGCTGCCGAAAAACACGCTGGTCTGTCACGGACCGCACGAGCTCAGCGTCACCACGACGGAGGACTAA